One Bacillus pseudomycoides genomic region harbors:
- a CDS encoding DUF3937 family protein, which yields MIRFGLWLFVSLSVIQFTIGYIKGYYKASTGNELLISETWKTVLLDVPEGILVILGAIALYQFIKKTPEKTASM from the coding sequence ATGATTCGATTTGGTTTATGGTTATTTGTCTCTTTATCTGTAATTCAGTTTACTATTGGTTATATAAAAGGATATTATAAAGCTTCTACAGGTAATGAATTATTAATTTCAGAAACATGGAAAACAGTATTATTAGATGTTCCTGAAGGAATACTTGTTATTTTAGGAGCAATTGCTTTATATCAATTTATAAAAAAAACACCAGAAAAAACGGCATCTATGTAG
- a CDS encoding tyrosine-type recombinase/integrase, which translates to MIKKPHLIDVQPIRSKEQIEDMKWALKRHCSERDYILFLIGIHTGLRISDLLQLETQTIVKLKRKKRKEFKIKEGKTKKERMINLTSIFDEVYSYAQALKSTWLFPSRKGDQPISKIQTYRQLQKAGDFAGVESIGTHTMRKTFGYWFYKQTKDVAMLQEILNHSTPQITLKYIGINKEEKDNVLDNFHI; encoded by the coding sequence ATGATTAAAAAACCACATCTCATTGATGTCCAACCTATCCGAAGCAAAGAACAGATCGAAGATATGAAATGGGCTCTTAAACGTCATTGTTCCGAACGAGACTATATTCTATTTTTAATTGGCATTCATACTGGATTACGTATTAGTGATCTACTTCAACTCGAAACACAAACCATAGTAAAACTAAAACGAAAAAAGAGAAAAGAATTCAAAATCAAAGAAGGAAAAACAAAGAAAGAACGCATGATTAATCTTACTTCTATTTTTGATGAAGTCTATTCGTATGCCCAAGCCCTAAAAAGTACCTGGTTATTCCCTTCACGAAAAGGAGATCAACCCATTAGTAAAATCCAGACTTATCGACAATTGCAAAAAGCCGGAGATTTTGCTGGTGTAGAATCCATTGGTACTCACACAATGCGCAAAACCTTCGGCTATTGGTTCTATAAACAAACAAAAGATGTAGCCATGTTGCAAGAAATTCTAAATCATAGTACACCCCAAATCACACTAAAATACATTGGAATTAATAAAGAAGAAAAAGACAATGTACTTGATAATTTCCATATTTAA
- a CDS encoding SdpI family protein: protein METVLVNIGISVLTGVIFICAGLALLYKPPKEINGIYGYRTGRSMKNSFLWKKGNAYSGKLLIICGFLIGVLGSILSFIITRFEYALFTILGLMFVLIFLLILKVEKKLKSLDK from the coding sequence ATGGAAACAGTACTTGTAAATATCGGGATAAGTGTACTCACAGGAGTAATTTTCATCTGTGCTGGATTGGCATTACTCTACAAACCGCCAAAAGAAATTAATGGGATATATGGTTACCGTACGGGTCGCTCAATGAAAAACTCGTTTCTTTGGAAAAAAGGTAATGCATATAGTGGAAAATTGCTAATTATATGTGGCTTTTTAATAGGGGTATTGGGCAGCATTTTAAGTTTTATAATTACAAGATTTGAGTATGCACTCTTTACTATTTTAGGATTAATGTTTGTACTAATTTTCCTCCTAATATTGAAGGTTGAAAAGAAACTAAAATCCCTAGATAAATAA
- a CDS encoding aminotransferase class V-fold PLP-dependent enzyme, with protein MNHDFYRSLFPILATHTHLASCSQGALAKSVSKAIEEYHNSLLLSGSNWNEAISKVDETRVKFAELIGAETGEVAVLCSVSDAISAIAASLPYQQEKNKIMFTDIDFPTVGHIWFAQEQFKDNVSVIRSSNGEISLEQYEKEITTDTLITCIPHVNYYNGYKQNVREIAEIAHRKGSLLFVDAYQSAGHIPIDVKEMEIDILATGTRKYMLGIPGVAFLYIKKELAEQLKPRVTGWRGQEQASSFDIYNPVFAMGARRFETGTPSFISIYAAYEALKLLLEVGISNIETYLKELTQFTIHYGQEKGLHLIGPQSIDNRTSLMSFHVENASKVEAMLRDKNIIVSARKDVIRIAPHFYTLKNEIKCAIDELVILKNRG; from the coding sequence TTGAACCATGATTTTTATCGCTCATTATTTCCTATATTAGCTACCCACACACACCTAGCTAGTTGTTCCCAAGGTGCATTAGCAAAGTCTGTTTCAAAAGCTATTGAGGAATATCATAATAGCCTACTTCTGTCAGGGAGTAATTGGAATGAAGCAATAAGTAAAGTGGATGAGACTAGGGTGAAATTTGCTGAACTTATTGGAGCCGAAACAGGTGAGGTTGCTGTATTATGTTCTGTTTCTGATGCTATTTCTGCTATTGCAGCTTCCCTTCCTTATCAGCAAGAGAAAAATAAAATCATGTTTACGGATATAGATTTTCCAACTGTCGGTCATATATGGTTTGCACAAGAACAATTTAAGGATAATGTTTCCGTAATTCGTTCTTCCAATGGGGAAATATCTCTGGAACAATATGAAAAAGAAATAACAACTGATACGCTTATTACATGTATTCCCCATGTGAATTATTACAACGGATATAAACAAAACGTTAGAGAGATTGCTGAGATTGCGCATAGAAAAGGCTCGCTTTTATTCGTCGATGCTTACCAATCAGCAGGACATATTCCGATTGATGTGAAAGAGATGGAGATTGATATATTAGCAACGGGAACTCGTAAATACATGTTAGGTATTCCCGGCGTAGCGTTTTTGTATATAAAAAAAGAACTAGCAGAGCAATTGAAACCAAGAGTTACTGGATGGCGTGGACAAGAGCAAGCATCTTCTTTTGACATTTATAATCCTGTTTTTGCAATGGGGGCTCGTCGATTTGAAACAGGTACACCTTCTTTTATAAGTATATATGCGGCTTATGAGGCACTAAAATTGTTACTTGAGGTTGGGATAAGTAATATTGAAACCTATTTAAAAGAGCTAACCCAATTCACCATACATTATGGACAAGAAAAAGGATTGCATCTCATTGGACCACAATCTATTGATAATAGGACGAGTTTGATGTCTTTTCATGTTGAAAATGCATCAAAAGTGGAAGCGATGTTAAGAGATAAAAATATTATTGTTTCTGCAAGAAAAGATGTTATAAGAATTGCCCCTCATTTCTATACCCTTAAAAATGAAATAAAATGTGCAATAGATGAACTTGTAATCTTAAAAAATAGGGGTTAA
- a CDS encoding lectin-like domain-containing protein: protein MNSKSIIEKEVQDNQYIDIRNICSINGSATFDPNTNITTLTEAINTQAGAIAGKTALDMKRDFTLVADIYLGSNSSGADGIAIAFHRGSIGFIGTMGGGLGILGAPNGIGFEIDTYWKASSDETGDSFGHGQMNGPHAGFVSTDRKASYLTALAPMQRIAPPNGQWRVLTIKWDARNNKLTASLQEKNNDASTKSATPRYQTWELLNPAFDLNQKYTFVIGSATGAANNKHQIGVTLFEAYFTKPTIEANPVDIELGTAFDPLNYEPIGLKATDEVDGDITKDITVEFNDVDTSKPGAYRVTYKVENSYGESDEKTIAVTVPVIDDGWENGDPTGWKFFSGETITLEEDEENALNGKWVFYADKHVAIYKQVELKNNTPYQITVYVKPEDEGTVAHHIVKVSFKSDSAGQESEEILNERLIDAEQIQKGYRKLTSIPFTPTTIVPNKKPVIIVENFLPGWIGGVRIIVEPTK from the coding sequence TTGAATTCTAAATCTATCATCGAAAAAGAGGTACAAGACAATCAATATATCGATATTCGTAACATATGTAGCATAAATGGTTCTGCTACATTTGATCCTAATACTAATATTACAACCTTAACAGAAGCTATAAATACTCAAGCAGGTGCGATTGCTGGAAAAACTGCCTTAGATATGAAACGTGATTTTACTCTCGTAGCAGATATATACTTAGGATCTAACAGCAGTGGGGCTGATGGTATTGCTATAGCGTTTCATAGAGGATCAATTGGTTTTATCGGTACTATGGGCGGAGGATTAGGAATTCTAGGAGCACCAAACGGGATAGGATTTGAAATAGATACGTATTGGAAAGCATCTTCAGATGAAACAGGGGATTCATTTGGGCATGGTCAAATGAATGGACCACATGCAGGTTTTGTGAGTACAGATCGAAAAGCAAGCTATTTAACAGCCTTAGCTCCTATGCAAAGAATAGCTCCACCTAATGGTCAATGGAGGGTGTTAACTATTAAGTGGGATGCGCGTAACAACAAACTAACAGCAAGTCTTCAAGAGAAGAACAATGATGCCTCTACTAAATCTGCTACACCAAGATATCAAACATGGGAGTTATTAAATCCTGCATTTGATTTAAATCAGAAATATACTTTTGTTATTGGCTCAGCTACAGGGGCTGCTAATAACAAGCATCAAATTGGAGTTACTTTGTTTGAAGCATACTTTACAAAACCAACTATAGAGGCAAACCCTGTTGATATTGAACTAGGTACAGCGTTTGATCCATTAAACTATGAGCCAATTGGACTCAAGGCAACAGATGAAGTGGATGGAGATATAACAAAGGACATTACGGTAGAATTTAATGACGTAGATACCTCTAAACCAGGTGCATATCGTGTAACATATAAAGTAGAAAATAGTTATGGAGAAAGTGACGAAAAAACAATTGCCGTTACGGTACCTGTTATTGATGATGGGTGGGAGAATGGCGATCCGACAGGATGGAAATTCTTCTCTGGTGAAACCATTACTCTAGAAGAAGATGAAGAGAATGCTCTTAATGGAAAATGGGTATTTTATGCTGATAAACATGTAGCAATATACAAACAAGTAGAGTTGAAGAATAATACCCCTTATCAAATTACAGTATATGTTAAACCAGAAGATGAAGGAACTGTAGCACACCATATTGTTAAAGTATCTTTCAAATCGGATTCTGCTGGTCAAGAAAGTGAAGAGATTCTAAATGAAAGATTAATTGATGCAGAACAGATACAAAAAGGATACAGAAAGTTAACAAGTATTCCATTTACACCAACAACAATTGTTCCCAACAAAAAACCAGTGATAATTGTTGAAAACTTTTTACCAGGATGGATAGGTGGAGTTAGAATCATTGTAGAGCCTACAAAGTAA